CGCGCCCTCCGACGTGCCTCTTGCGCACCGTCGGGGGGCGCGGGGCCATCGGGGCTTCTCGCGCAGGTCCCCGCGCCCCTCGCCGACGGCCGCACTCGGCCTGGGCCCCGCGCCCACCCGGCTGCCGCCCCGGCGCCGACGGCGGGTGCGCGGCCGTCGGGGCTTCTCGCGGAGTTCCCCGCGCCCCTTGGCGACGGCCGCACTCGGCCTGGGCCCGCGCCCACCCGGCTGCCGCCCCGGCGCCGACGGCGGGTGCGCGGCCGTGGGGGTTTGTCGCGCAGTTCCCCGCGCCCCTTGCCGACGGTCGGCCCCGGTGAGACAGCTCCGCCGCACTCGGCGCGGTCCGCGCCCACCGGGCTGCCGCCCGGACGCCGACGGCGGGTGCGGGGCCGTGGGGGTTTGTCGCGCAGTTCCCCGCGCCCCTCGCCGACGGCCGCACTCGGCGTGGGCCCCGCGCGCACCCGGCTGCCGCCCGGGCGCCGACGGCGGGTGCGCGGCCGTGGGGGTTTGTCGCGCAGTTCCCCGCGCCCCTTGCCGACGGCCGGCCACGGGTGCGCGGCCGTCGGGGCCTCTCGCGCGGTTTCCCGCGTCCTCAGCGGGGGCTACAGCAGGGTTTTCAGGTTTTCCGCCAGCAGGTCCCAGCGCCACTTCTCCTCGACCCACCGGCGGCCCCGCTCGCCCATCCGGCGGCGGAGTTCCGCGTCGGCGAGGAGGGTGGTGATGCGGTCGGCGGCCTCCTCGGGGGCGCCGCCGGGCACCACCCAGCCGGTCTCGCCGTCCAGGACCGCGTCCGGCGCGCCGCCGGAGTCGCCGGCGACGACCGGCAGCCCGGTCGCGGAGGCCTCCAGGTAGACGATGCCCAGGCCCTCGACGTCGAGCCCGCCGCGCCGGGTGCGGCAGGGCATGGCGAAGACGTCACCGGCGCCGTAGTGCGCGGGCAGCTCCGCCCAGGGCACGGCTCCGGTGAAGCGCACGGAGCCGGCGACGCCGGTCTCGTGGGCGAGGCGGCGCAGGTCCTTCTCGTAGGGCCCGCCGCCGACGATCAGCAGGACCGTGTCCGGCTCCGCGGCGAGGATGCGCGGCATGGCCTGGATGAGGGTGTCCTGGCCCTTGCGCCGCACCAGCCGCGAGACGCAGACCACGACCGGCCGGTCGGTCAGCCCGAGCCGGGCCCGCACCTCGGCGCCGCCCGACCCGGGGTGGAAGGTCTTCTCGTCGACCCCGGGCGGCAGCTGGGTCATGCGCGCGGCCGCCTGCGGGGTGAGCGCCGTGGCGATCCGCGAGCGGGTGTACTCGCCCAGGTAGGTCAGGGTGTCGGTGCCTTCGCCGATCCGGCGCAGCAACTGCCGGGCGGCGGGCAGCTGGGCCCAGCCGGCCTCGTGCCCGTGGGTGGTGGCGACCAGGCGTTCGGCGCCGGCCCGGCGCAGCGCGGGCGCCATCAGCCCGAGCGGGGCGGCGGCCCCGAACCACACCGCCGTGCAGCCGTGTTCGCGCAGCAGCCCGACGGCCCGCCGGGTGGCGGCGGGGGTCGGCAGGAGCATGGTGGTGCTGTCCCGTACGACGGTGAAGGGCTGCTCGGCGTCGAACGCGGCCGTCGCCTCACGCCCCTCGTGGCCGCGCTTCCAGGTGGAGGCGTAGACGACGAGCCGGTCGGGGTCGAGGCGGAGGGCCATGTTGTGCAGGAACGCCTGGATGCCGCCGGGGCGGGGCGGGAAGTCGTTCGTCACGATGAGGGTCTTGCGCATCGTCGCCGACCCTACCCAACGTAGACTCACAGGCCGGTACGGCCGTGCTTTTGGGCTTCGCACAGGCGGCCGGGGAATCATGGCCCCGGCGGCACCCGGGACGGGCATCGGACGGAAGCAGGGGCTCGACGTGGACAGGACGGACGGCCGGCGTCAGCTGCCGTGGCTGCTGGCGGTGTGGGGCCCGACCCGGCTGCTCCTGCTGCTCTTCGTCTTCAAGGTGTACGTCTTCCCGGGCCCCGACGTCACCAGCGACATCTCGGTGATCTACCAGGGCTGGTACGAGATCCTGCGCACCGGAACGTTTCCGCTGGACGATGTCACCTGGCAGTACCCGCCGGCCGCCGCGCTCGCGGTGCTCTCCCCCGCGCTGCTGTTCTTCCTCGACTACGCGCACGCCTTCTTCGTCCTGGCCTGCCTCGCCGACCTGATCGCGTTCGCCCTCCTGTCGTACGCCGCCGGGCGCCCGGGCCGCACCCCGCGCGGGGCCTGGGTGTGGGTCGTCGGGGTGCCGCTGCTCGGGCCGACCGTCTACGCGCGCTACGACGTGATGGTCACCGCGGTCGCGGTGGCCGCGCTGCTCGCGGGCGCCCGGCATCCCCGGCTGATGGGCGCGCTGACCGCGTTCGGGGCGCTGCTGAAGGTGTGGCCGGTGCTGCTGCTGGTGGCCGCCCGCGGGCGGCGCGCCTGGGTCTCGGCGGCGGTCACCGCCGCGGGCGTCGCGGCGCTGTTCGCGCTCGCCATGCCCGGCGCGTTCGCCTTCCTGACCTTCCAGCGCGACCGGGGCACCGAGGTGGAGTCGCTGGGCGCGCTGGTCTTCCACGTGGCACGGCACTTCGGCTGGGACGGGCAGGTGCTGCTGAACTACGGCTCGGTGGAGTTCCTCGGCCCGTACGTGGAGGTGGTCAGCACGGCCGCGCTGGCGCTGACCGGCGCGGCGTTCGGCTGGCTGCTGCTGTGGCGGCTGCGGGCGGTGCGGTTCGAGCCGCACACCCTCGCGGACGCGGCGTTCGTGGCGGTGCTGCTGTTCACCACCACCAGCCGGGTGATCAGCCCGCAGTACCTGGTGTGGCTGGTCGGGCTGGCGGCGGTGTGCCTGTGCTTCCGGGCGAGCCGGATGGCGCCGGCGGCCGGCCTGGTGCTGGCCGCGTCCTTCGTGACGGTGCTGGAGTTCCCCGTCTGGTTCTCGCACGTCGTGGCGAGCGACCACCTGGGCATCGCCCTCCTCGTCGTCCGCAACGGCCTCCTGGTCGCCGCCACCGTCGTCGCCGCCCGGGTGCTGTGGCGGGCGACCGTCTCCCGCCCGGCCGGCCCCGCGCCGCTGCCCCCTCAGGCGGCCCGGGCCAAGGAGCCCACGCCCTCCTCCTGACGCGGGCCGCGGCGTGCCGGCACCGCGAGCGCCGCGCACTGCACCGCCATGGCGAGCGCGAGCGCCAGCGCCACGCCGGGCAGGCCCAGCCCGGACAGCAGGTACGCCAGCGGCAGCTGCACCGCCGTGCCGAGCACGGTCACGCGCAGCAGCCGCGGTGCTCCCCCGCTGCCCTCGAGGACCCCGCCGAACGCGATGAAGCAGGCCATGAGCAGCAGATACGGCCCGACGCAGCGCAGGAACAGCACACCGGCCGCGGCCATCCCCGGTGGGGCGCCGAAGGCGGCCATGATCCAGGGCGCGGTGGCCGCGAGCAGCACCGCGGCGCCCAGTCCCGCCGTCCCGGAGATCAGTACGGCCTCCCGCGCGACGGCGCGCCGCGCGTCCCTGCCCTCCCCCCGGGTGTGCGCGGTGTGGATCGCGGCGGCCTGCCGCACCGCGTAGAAGGCCATCGTGGCGACGAGCATGACCTTGTACGCGATCGAGTACGCCGCCACCGCCGTCACCCCGAGCCGCGCCACGACCGCCACCAGCGCGAGCGCGCCCGTCTGCCGCACGGTGAAGTCGGCGGACATCGGCAGCCCGGTCCGCAGGGTGCGCCGCAGTGCCGCACCGAGGGACCCGGCGGGCGTCGGCCCGGGGCGCAGGAGCGGGTTGCGCCGTACGGCCACCAGTCCGGCGCCGAGGGCCAGGCAGCGGCACAGCACGGTGGAGGCGGCCGCGCCCTGGACGCCGTAGCGGTGGATGAGCCAGGGGTCGCAGACGAGGTTCAGCCCGCCTGCGAGGAGGGCGAGCCGCATGGGCGTCCGGGTGTCGCCCGCGCCCTTCAGCAGCCCGTCCACGAGCTGCTGCGCGAAGAAGACGGCCATGCCGGGCAAGGAGATCGCGAGGTAGGCGGTGGCCGGGGCCACCGCCGCGCCGCCGCCGAGCGTCAGCCGGGCGAGCGGTTCGCGCAGCAGGAAGCCGCCGACGGCCACCAGGGGCGTGACCAGCGCGCACAGGGCCCAGCCGCCCCGCACGGCGGCCCGCACGGCGGCGGGGTCCCGGGCGCCGCGGGCGTGGGCGACCAGCACCGTGGTGCCGGAGCCGAAGACGAGCGCGACCCCGAGCAGCACGTTCTCGACGGTGGTCGCCATGGCCACGGCGGCCACGGCCGGACCGCCCAGCCGGGCGACCCAGACGGTGTTGACGATCCCCGCAGCGACGGACGTCAGGAGCTGCGCGTAGACGGGTCCGGCGAGCGAGACGAGCTGTTCGCGGTCGGTGGTCACGAGTCCCCCCTCGTTTCGAGCTACCTCGTTTCGAGGTAGCTCGCATAGAGGTAGCATGACGTCGGGTCACCCGCAAGG
Above is a genomic segment from Streptomyces glaucescens containing:
- a CDS encoding glycosyltransferase family 4 protein: MRKTLIVTNDFPPRPGGIQAFLHNMALRLDPDRLVVYASTWKRGHEGREATAAFDAEQPFTVVRDSTTMLLPTPAATRRAVGLLREHGCTAVWFGAAAPLGLMAPALRRAGAERLVATTHGHEAGWAQLPAARQLLRRIGEGTDTLTYLGEYTRSRIATALTPQAAARMTQLPPGVDEKTFHPGSGGAEVRARLGLTDRPVVVCVSRLVRRKGQDTLIQAMPRILAAEPDTVLLIVGGGPYEKDLRRLAHETGVAGSVRFTGAVPWAELPAHYGAGDVFAMPCRTRRGGLDVEGLGIVYLEASATGLPVVAGDSGGAPDAVLDGETGWVVPGGAPEEAADRITTLLADAELRRRMGERGRRWVEEKWRWDLLAENLKTLL
- a CDS encoding glycosyltransferase family 87 protein, whose protein sequence is MDRTDGRRQLPWLLAVWGPTRLLLLLFVFKVYVFPGPDVTSDISVIYQGWYEILRTGTFPLDDVTWQYPPAAALAVLSPALLFFLDYAHAFFVLACLADLIAFALLSYAAGRPGRTPRGAWVWVVGVPLLGPTVYARYDVMVTAVAVAALLAGARHPRLMGALTAFGALLKVWPVLLLVAARGRRAWVSAAVTAAGVAALFALAMPGAFAFLTFQRDRGTEVESLGALVFHVARHFGWDGQVLLNYGSVEFLGPYVEVVSTAALALTGAAFGWLLLWRLRAVRFEPHTLADAAFVAVLLFTTTSRVISPQYLVWLVGLAAVCLCFRASRMAPAAGLVLAASFVTVLEFPVWFSHVVASDHLGIALLVVRNGLLVAATVVAARVLWRATVSRPAGPAPLPPQAARAKEPTPSS
- a CDS encoding MATE family efflux transporter: MTTDREQLVSLAGPVYAQLLTSVAAGIVNTVWVARLGGPAVAAVAMATTVENVLLGVALVFGSGTTVLVAHARGARDPAAVRAAVRGGWALCALVTPLVAVGGFLLREPLARLTLGGGAAVAPATAYLAISLPGMAVFFAQQLVDGLLKGAGDTRTPMRLALLAGGLNLVCDPWLIHRYGVQGAAASTVLCRCLALGAGLVAVRRNPLLRPGPTPAGSLGAALRRTLRTGLPMSADFTVRQTGALALVAVVARLGVTAVAAYSIAYKVMLVATMAFYAVRQAAAIHTAHTRGEGRDARRAVAREAVLISGTAGLGAAVLLAATAPWIMAAFGAPPGMAAAGVLFLRCVGPYLLLMACFIAFGGVLEGSGGAPRLLRVTVLGTAVQLPLAYLLSGLGLPGVALALALAMAVQCAALAVPARRGPRQEEGVGSLARAA